In a single window of the Burkholderia contaminans genome:
- a CDS encoding ferritin-like domain-containing protein, which yields MTDTLNVMQDTADIRWSMPVDALMSNDYALREEALNRLYEKAKAAQWDVATDVDWSHDLDPANPLGMPDPTLLIYGTELWGKLSDTDKREVRHHAQGWLLSQILHGEQAALICASKLASAENGLSARLCAAAQMMDEARHVEAYAKLVNEKLDVSYPMSRSLKGLLHDTITSSALDMTNLGMQVLVEGIALSIFQSVVAYSTDPFIKDLFVRIQRDESRHFAVGRITLCRVYAEMSAVELREREEFVCEGAAVLYEHLCADDIWEPMGLSKRECSAMVRESPVSSSIRRSIFRRLVPTIREMGLLTPTVQATFEKLDVLDYAAMPLN from the coding sequence ATGACTGACACGCTCAACGTTATGCAGGACACGGCCGACATCCGCTGGTCGATGCCCGTCGACGCCCTGATGTCGAACGACTACGCACTGCGCGAAGAGGCGCTGAACCGGTTGTACGAAAAGGCGAAAGCCGCGCAGTGGGACGTCGCGACCGATGTCGACTGGAGCCACGATCTCGATCCGGCGAACCCGCTCGGCATGCCCGACCCGACGCTGCTGATCTACGGCACCGAGCTGTGGGGCAAGCTTTCGGACACCGACAAGCGCGAGGTGCGCCACCACGCGCAGGGCTGGCTGCTGTCGCAGATCCTGCACGGCGAGCAGGCCGCGCTGATCTGCGCATCGAAACTCGCATCGGCCGAGAACGGCCTGAGCGCGCGGCTGTGCGCGGCCGCGCAGATGATGGACGAAGCGCGCCACGTCGAGGCGTACGCGAAGCTCGTGAACGAGAAGCTCGACGTCAGCTACCCGATGAGCCGCTCGCTGAAGGGGCTGCTGCACGACACGATCACGAGCAGCGCGCTCGACATGACGAACCTCGGGATGCAGGTGCTCGTCGAGGGCATTGCGCTGTCGATCTTCCAGAGCGTCGTCGCGTACAGCACCGATCCGTTCATCAAGGACCTGTTCGTGAGGATCCAGCGCGACGAATCGCGCCACTTCGCGGTCGGCCGGATCACGCTGTGCCGCGTGTATGCCGAGATGAGCGCGGTCGAACTGCGCGAGCGCGAGGAATTCGTCTGCGAAGGCGCGGCCGTGCTGTACGAGCACCTGTGCGCGGACGACATCTGGGAACCGATGGGGCTGTCGAAGCGCGAATGCAGCGCGATGGTGCGCGAGTCGCCGGTCTCCAGCTCGATCCGCCGCTCGATCTTCCGGCGCCTGGTGCCGACGATCCGCGAGATGGGCCTGCTCACGCCGACCGTGCAGGCGACCTTCGAAAAACTCGACGTCCTCGACTACGCGGCAATGCCGCTCAACTGA
- a CDS encoding citrate/2-methylcitrate synthase, which yields MDTTLDSGATASTAMPTSVGDAPRNLLGRPATRHRGTDIDGATLEPEALRVRDLDLNALIGATTFEGALAHLWFDVAPGSAEHRAHEAAIGARLAAFADALAPGSAAQSVAADLGAAGVAPVFAAASGLLRGFDDVAARVHGEAPDDADLDTMLLCAAAAPFLLHAAIEGRPFAARDDSIGASLAGTSSHAQRMLVLTGATRNDAPAQAAMDMLLVAWHAGFGYITPTVLAPRVAIGTGVTLTQAIASGFLASGPSHVGAALEAMHWLAALAQSVPGGTGAPPAALDATGRAAIDAALDAKRTLYGFGHPLFVADPRPPHMRARFAAQGFDGAYMTLFDACCAQADARRALRPNIDFLTAATLLELGVAAPSWGVGVGLGARIAAMAAHAVERRRRPAFGVNSATARRLLAAVPVGWL from the coding sequence ATGGATACGACGCTCGATTCCGGCGCGACCGCTTCGACCGCCATGCCTACTTCAGTTGGCGACGCGCCGCGCAACCTGCTCGGCCGCCCGGCGACCCGCCATCGCGGCACCGACATCGACGGCGCGACGCTCGAACCCGAAGCGCTGCGCGTGCGCGATCTCGACCTGAACGCGCTGATCGGCGCGACGACGTTCGAAGGCGCGCTCGCGCACCTGTGGTTCGACGTCGCGCCCGGCAGCGCCGAGCATCGCGCACACGAGGCGGCAATCGGCGCGCGGCTCGCGGCGTTCGCCGATGCACTGGCGCCCGGCTCCGCCGCGCAGTCCGTCGCCGCGGATCTCGGCGCGGCGGGTGTCGCGCCGGTGTTTGCCGCGGCGTCCGGCCTGCTGCGCGGCTTCGACGACGTGGCGGCCCGTGTGCACGGCGAAGCACCGGACGACGCGGATCTCGACACGATGCTGCTATGCGCGGCGGCCGCGCCGTTCCTGCTGCACGCGGCAATCGAAGGCCGCCCGTTCGCCGCACGCGACGACTCGATCGGCGCATCGCTCGCCGGCACGTCGAGCCACGCGCAACGCATGCTCGTGCTGACCGGCGCGACGCGCAACGACGCCCCGGCGCAAGCCGCAATGGACATGCTGCTCGTCGCGTGGCACGCGGGCTTCGGCTACATCACGCCGACCGTGCTCGCGCCGCGTGTCGCGATCGGCACCGGCGTCACGCTCACGCAGGCCATCGCGTCCGGTTTCCTTGCGAGCGGGCCGTCGCACGTCGGCGCGGCGCTCGAAGCGATGCACTGGCTCGCCGCGCTCGCGCAGTCGGTCCCGGGCGGCACCGGCGCACCGCCTGCCGCGCTCGACGCAACCGGGCGCGCGGCAATCGATGCCGCGCTCGATGCGAAACGCACGCTGTACGGCTTCGGCCATCCGCTGTTCGTCGCCGACCCGCGTCCGCCGCACATGCGCGCGCGGTTCGCGGCGCAAGGCTTCGACGGCGCGTACATGACGCTGTTCGACGCGTGCTGCGCGCAAGCCGACGCCCGCCGCGCGTTGCGCCCGAACATCGATTTCCTGACGGCCGCGACGTTGCTCGAACTCGGTGTCGCCGCGCCGTCGTGGGGCGTCGGCGTCGGGCTCGGCGCGCGCATCGCGGCGATGGCCGCGCATGCGGTCGAGCGCCGCCGCCGCCCTGCTTTCGGCGTCAACAGCGCGACCGCGCGACGGCTGCTGGCCGCCGTGCCGGTCGGCTGGCTGTGA
- a CDS encoding class I SAM-dependent methyltransferase, with the protein MLLKNLRPANDYDRFATETLEPWDLLFISRIRQLARGMTPGVIADIGTATGVVPVRLATDPAMRGWRYVGIDLDPAMLDEGRPRIHELDLDDTIEMRVGDALALPFDDGTLTMAVGRATLHHLPDKALSLTEMYRVLEPGGIALVHDMRRDAPQHLLDRFTEMRAAADYPPTHVEEKITLDEAHALVAEAGLAAVASIYSPSAGLGALGFEILLKKPALA; encoded by the coding sequence ATGCTGCTCAAGAACCTGCGCCCGGCGAACGACTACGATCGCTTTGCCACCGAAACGCTCGAACCGTGGGACCTGCTGTTCATCAGCCGCATTCGCCAGCTCGCGCGCGGGATGACGCCCGGCGTGATCGCCGACATCGGCACGGCCACCGGCGTCGTGCCGGTGCGGCTCGCGACCGACCCGGCGATGCGCGGCTGGCGCTACGTCGGCATCGACCTCGATCCCGCGATGCTCGACGAAGGCCGCCCGCGCATCCATGAACTCGACCTCGACGACACGATCGAGATGCGCGTCGGCGACGCGCTCGCGCTGCCGTTCGACGACGGCACGCTGACGATGGCCGTCGGCCGCGCGACGCTGCACCACCTGCCGGACAAGGCACTCAGCCTCACCGAGATGTACCGTGTGCTGGAACCGGGCGGCATCGCGCTCGTGCACGACATGCGCCGCGACGCGCCGCAGCACCTGCTCGACCGCTTCACCGAGATGCGCGCCGCCGCCGACTATCCGCCGACCCACGTCGAGGAAAAGATCACGCTCGACGAAGCGCACGCGCTCGTCGCCGAAGCCGGTCTCGCGGCAGTCGCGTCGATCTACAGCCCGAGCGCCGGGCTCGGTGCGCTCGGCTTCGAGATCCTGCTGAAGAAACCGGCGCTGGCCTGA
- a CDS encoding acyl-CoA dehydrogenase translates to MSAYKVSLRELRFFLWELFEADKRFLAEHGLYGTHDRASIDALLERARDFALDLGRSYQQADVEGCTLLDDGQVRIPSHFHALWARFRDEWSNTLFGTAHGLPPIVTQMIYEMFMGANPSFMTYGGFTRPAIKLLQMHGTPHQKALIAPLEAYRWDACFCATEPQAGTDLTAVALRATPLERDIYAIDGEKVYISAGMHELTENTLYFVLGRIDTASPDSFSLSCLIVPRFWPDEETGELQSNHVDCIGLPRKMGLKGCANTHLVFGANGTTRGWLLGGRRNVGLLQLMPLMNQARMSTGMFGVGVASSAYLHAVEYAGRRLQGRPIERASNTNAARVAIVEHADVQRMLVDMKSRVDGCRGLLGKLAATATRAAMLEATPDADPAEIERHRKLQLLLTPICKAFISDQAWRICETAIQVHGGLGYTDASPVEQNARDVKILSIWEGTNYIQAQDLVRDKLGFGRHSRLIQYYRDELDVFLARQHHTGTHAELRPLFDALRTGADRIATALDDIARDVQDGHTHRSSQFYTRFLEMFGVVTSAWVLLESATIAARRLDAPDTADTPAELAFYRGKLKSARYYFANVLPVVDQHAAVIAAMAHAAISVSSEELAQVE, encoded by the coding sequence ATGAGCGCCTACAAGGTGAGCCTGCGCGAGCTGCGCTTCTTTCTGTGGGAACTGTTCGAAGCCGACAAGCGGTTCCTCGCGGAACACGGCCTGTACGGCACGCATGACCGCGCGTCGATCGATGCGCTGCTCGAGCGCGCACGCGATTTCGCGCTCGACCTCGGCCGCAGCTACCAGCAGGCGGACGTCGAAGGCTGCACGCTGCTCGACGACGGTCAGGTGCGCATTCCGTCGCATTTCCATGCGCTATGGGCGCGCTTTCGCGACGAATGGTCGAACACGCTGTTCGGCACCGCGCACGGGCTGCCGCCGATCGTCACGCAGATGATCTACGAGATGTTCATGGGCGCGAACCCGTCGTTCATGACGTATGGCGGCTTCACGCGCCCGGCGATCAAGCTGCTGCAGATGCACGGCACGCCGCACCAGAAGGCGCTGATCGCCCCGCTCGAGGCGTACCGCTGGGATGCGTGCTTCTGCGCGACCGAACCGCAGGCCGGCACCGACCTCACCGCGGTCGCGCTGCGCGCGACGCCGCTCGAACGCGACATCTACGCAATCGACGGCGAGAAGGTCTACATCTCGGCCGGCATGCACGAACTGACCGAGAACACGCTGTATTTCGTGCTCGGCCGCATCGACACCGCGTCGCCGGACTCGTTCTCGCTGTCGTGCCTCATCGTGCCGCGCTTCTGGCCGGACGAGGAGACGGGCGAGCTGCAATCGAACCATGTCGACTGCATCGGCCTGCCGCGCAAGATGGGGCTCAAGGGCTGCGCGAACACGCACCTGGTGTTCGGCGCGAACGGCACGACCAGGGGCTGGCTGCTCGGCGGAAGGCGCAACGTCGGCCTGCTGCAGCTGATGCCGCTGATGAACCAGGCGCGGATGAGCACCGGGATGTTCGGCGTCGGTGTCGCGTCGAGCGCGTACCTGCATGCGGTCGAGTATGCGGGCCGCCGGCTGCAGGGCCGGCCGATCGAGCGCGCGTCGAACACCAACGCAGCGCGCGTCGCGATCGTCGAGCACGCGGACGTGCAACGCATGCTGGTCGACATGAAGAGCCGCGTCGACGGCTGCCGCGGCCTGCTCGGCAAGCTCGCCGCGACCGCCACGCGCGCGGCGATGCTCGAAGCGACGCCCGATGCCGATCCGGCCGAGATCGAGCGCCACCGCAAGCTCCAGCTGCTGCTGACGCCGATCTGCAAGGCGTTCATCTCCGACCAAGCGTGGCGGATCTGCGAAACCGCGATCCAGGTGCACGGCGGGCTCGGCTATACCGATGCGAGCCCCGTCGAGCAGAACGCGCGCGACGTGAAGATCCTGTCGATCTGGGAAGGCACGAACTACATCCAGGCGCAGGATCTCGTGCGCGACAAGCTCGGTTTCGGCCGCCATTCGCGGCTGATCCAGTACTACCGCGACGAACTCGACGTATTCCTCGCGCGCCAGCATCACACCGGCACGCATGCGGAGCTGCGCCCGCTGTTCGATGCGCTGCGCACGGGCGCCGACCGGATCGCCACCGCGCTCGACGACATCGCGCGCGACGTGCAGGACGGCCATACGCACCGCAGCAGCCAGTTCTACACGCGCTTTCTCGAGATGTTCGGCGTGGTCACATCGGCGTGGGTGCTGCTCGAATCGGCGACGATCGCCGCGCGCCGGCTCGACGCACCGGACACCGCCGATACGCCGGCCGAACTCGCGTTCTATCGCGGCAAGCTGAAAAGCGCGCGCTACTACTTCGCGAACGTGCTGCCTGTAGTGGATCAGCACGCGGCCGTGATCGCCGCGATGGCGCATGCGGCAATCAGCGTCAGCAGCGAAGAACTTGCGCAGGTGGAATGA
- a CDS encoding outer membrane lipoprotein-sorting protein, giving the protein MIRIRHLAAALVACAPLVHAADAPTAQAMLARADAYRSTAADTQTNIQITNEVGGQSGDATRYLVYTRGNGDTLALTRSGENDGQKYLATTRGHWFYVPNTRSAVRINGMQRLQGEVVISDITRTHWADSYHASAAPGATTIAGKPATELDLTATDPDNVYPTIKLWVTPDTDVPVRAQFFLASGLLFRSADFSAPVDANGRKVIRKITYRNEIEKQRASVVDILDGQPRKIPSGWFNPDTLADGQ; this is encoded by the coding sequence ATGATTCGCATTCGCCACCTGGCCGCCGCGCTCGTCGCGTGTGCGCCGCTCGTTCATGCCGCCGACGCCCCGACGGCCCAGGCCATGCTCGCCCGGGCCGACGCATACCGCAGCACGGCCGCCGATACGCAGACGAACATCCAGATCACGAACGAGGTCGGCGGGCAGTCCGGCGACGCGACGCGCTACCTCGTCTATACGCGCGGCAACGGCGACACGCTTGCGCTGACGCGCAGCGGCGAGAACGACGGCCAGAAGTATCTCGCGACGACGCGCGGCCACTGGTTCTACGTGCCGAACACACGCAGCGCGGTACGTATCAACGGGATGCAGCGGCTGCAGGGCGAAGTCGTGATCAGCGACATCACGCGCACGCACTGGGCCGACAGCTATCACGCGTCGGCCGCGCCGGGCGCGACGACGATCGCCGGCAAGCCGGCCACCGAGCTCGACCTGACCGCGACCGATCCCGACAACGTCTACCCGACGATCAAGCTGTGGGTCACGCCCGACACCGACGTGCCGGTGCGCGCGCAGTTCTTCCTCGCGAGCGGCCTGCTGTTCCGCAGCGCCGACTTCTCCGCGCCGGTCGACGCGAACGGGCGCAAGGTGATCCGCAAGATCACGTATCGCAACGAGATCGAAAAGCAGCGCGCGAGCGTCGTCGACATCCTCGACGGCCAGCCGCGCAAGATTCCGTCGGGCTGGTTCAACCCCGACACGCTTGCCGATGGCCAGTGA
- a CDS encoding acyl-CoA ligase (AMP-forming), exosortase A system-associated, whose amino-acid sequence MNALISVADLLEHGAARWPQHPAYADGGGTMTYEQLARAVRRAAAALASRGVQPGERVAIYAPKRIETVVAMLAANALGAIFVPVNPQLKEAQIEHIVADSGAALFMTGAQRLKRLPALAALVGERAMLIEELADAIHAAGTDTPASPPAGRPVDDDPAALLYTSGSTGKPKGVVVSHRNLVSGAFSVAAYQGLADDDVVLGVLPLSFDAGLSQLTTALAAGACYAPLDFLQPAEVPRHCDAFGVTSITGVPPLWMQLASAGWSDTARTRIRRFANTGGHLATPLLHRLQAVFTNAAPYLMYGLTEAFRSTYLPPADASLRPTSIGKAVPNAEILVLRADGSECAADEPGELVHRGAFVTLGYWNRPELTAQRFRPLPRRHGEIPRPDVAVWSGDIVRRDADGYLYFVARGDDMIKTSGYRVSPTEVEDVLFALPHIREAAVFGVPHPSLGEAIAACVVSTLDADACRADIARACRDALPTYMSPLVVEPLPALPRNPNGKIDRPALKNQYRDAFAPTNEETAA is encoded by the coding sequence ATGAACGCCCTGATCAGCGTCGCCGACCTGCTCGAACACGGCGCCGCGCGCTGGCCGCAGCATCCCGCGTATGCCGACGGCGGCGGCACGATGACCTACGAACAGCTCGCACGCGCGGTCCGCCGCGCGGCCGCCGCGCTCGCGTCGCGCGGCGTGCAGCCCGGCGAGCGCGTCGCCATCTACGCGCCGAAACGCATCGAAACCGTGGTCGCGATGCTCGCGGCCAACGCGCTCGGCGCGATCTTCGTGCCGGTCAATCCGCAGTTGAAGGAAGCGCAGATCGAACACATCGTCGCCGACAGCGGCGCGGCGCTGTTCATGACCGGCGCGCAGCGGTTGAAGCGTCTGCCTGCGCTCGCCGCGCTCGTCGGCGAACGCGCGATGCTGATCGAGGAACTGGCCGACGCGATCCACGCAGCCGGCACCGACACGCCGGCATCGCCTCCCGCCGGCCGGCCGGTGGACGACGACCCCGCCGCGCTGCTCTACACGTCCGGCTCGACCGGCAAGCCGAAAGGCGTGGTCGTGTCGCACCGCAACCTCGTGTCGGGCGCGTTCAGCGTCGCGGCGTACCAGGGGCTGGCCGACGACGACGTCGTGCTCGGCGTGCTGCCGCTCAGCTTCGACGCGGGCCTGAGCCAGCTCACGACCGCGCTGGCCGCCGGCGCGTGCTATGCGCCGCTCGACTTCCTGCAGCCGGCCGAAGTGCCGCGCCATTGCGACGCGTTCGGCGTGACGTCGATCACCGGCGTGCCGCCGTTGTGGATGCAGCTCGCGTCCGCCGGCTGGAGCGACACGGCCCGCACGCGGATCCGCCGCTTCGCGAACACCGGCGGCCATCTCGCGACGCCGCTGCTGCATCGCCTGCAGGCGGTGTTCACGAACGCCGCGCCGTACCTGATGTACGGGCTGACCGAGGCATTCCGCTCGACCTACCTGCCGCCGGCCGACGCATCGCTGCGCCCGACGTCGATCGGCAAGGCGGTACCGAACGCCGAAATCCTCGTGCTGCGCGCGGACGGCAGCGAATGCGCGGCCGACGAGCCCGGCGAACTCGTGCACCGCGGCGCGTTCGTCACGCTCGGCTACTGGAACCGGCCCGAGCTGACCGCGCAGCGCTTTCGCCCGCTGCCGCGCCGGCACGGCGAGATTCCGCGCCCCGACGTCGCCGTGTGGTCCGGCGACATCGTGCGGCGCGACGCGGACGGCTACCTGTATTTCGTCGCGCGCGGCGACGACATGATCAAGACGTCCGGCTATCGCGTCAGCCCGACCGAAGTCGAGGACGTGCTGTTCGCGCTGCCCCACATCCGCGAGGCCGCCGTGTTCGGCGTGCCGCACCCCTCGCTCGGCGAAGCGATCGCCGCCTGCGTCGTGTCGACGCTCGACGCCGACGCGTGCCGCGCCGACATCGCGCGCGCCTGCCGCGACGCACTGCCGACCTACATGAGCCCGCTCGTCGTCGAGCCGCTGCCGGCGTTGCCGCGCAACCCGAACGGCAAGATCGACCGCCCCGCGCTGAAAAACCAGTATCGCGACGCGTTCGCGCCCACGAACGAGGAGACCGCCGCATGA
- a CDS encoding TauD/TfdA family dioxygenase, translated as MTDLAFLAAHAAARLGADDVHCSAVAPGATLPLCVTPRSAELATSPEMFVAWYRSRLDTIDTLLDACGALLWRGFAVPDTAAFGQLGALYPAYANGYTAGAAPRKQIDGQVYESTRMPPPFKIGLHQEMAYMPAFPRLVAFYCRQPADAGGETPICDMRRVTARVPAALRERFAERGVMYLRNFAAPGERADGLAANPGMPFAEYHRPWDDAFGTRERDEVERLCAERGVGCRWLDDGSVTVSHVGSALRAHPRTGETVWFNQASAQHPNPRSMGELSYRYLQRMYGGRAAFPYEIRYGDGSPMPFDDLVAIYDALDDEELAFPWQAGDVLVVDNMLVAHGRNPYRGARDTQVMLFD; from the coding sequence ATGACCGACCTCGCCTTCCTCGCCGCGCACGCCGCCGCACGGCTCGGCGCCGACGACGTGCACTGCTCGGCGGTCGCGCCCGGCGCGACGCTGCCGTTGTGCGTGACGCCGCGCAGCGCCGAACTCGCGACCTCGCCGGAGATGTTCGTCGCGTGGTACCGCTCGCGGCTCGACACGATCGACACGCTGCTCGACGCGTGCGGCGCGCTGCTGTGGCGCGGCTTCGCGGTGCCCGACACCGCCGCGTTCGGCCAGCTCGGCGCGCTGTATCCGGCGTACGCGAACGGCTACACGGCCGGCGCCGCGCCGCGCAAGCAGATCGACGGCCAGGTGTACGAGTCGACCCGCATGCCGCCGCCGTTCAAGATCGGGCTGCACCAGGAGATGGCCTACATGCCTGCGTTCCCGCGCCTCGTCGCGTTCTATTGCCGGCAGCCGGCCGATGCGGGCGGCGAAACGCCGATCTGCGACATGCGGCGCGTGACGGCACGCGTGCCGGCCGCGCTGCGTGAACGGTTCGCCGAACGCGGCGTGATGTACCTGCGCAATTTCGCGGCGCCCGGCGAGCGCGCGGACGGCCTCGCCGCCAATCCGGGCATGCCGTTCGCCGAATACCACCGGCCGTGGGATGACGCATTCGGCACGCGCGAGCGCGACGAGGTCGAGCGGCTGTGCGCGGAACGCGGTGTCGGCTGCCGCTGGCTCGACGACGGCAGCGTGACCGTATCGCACGTCGGCAGCGCGCTGCGCGCGCATCCGCGCACCGGCGAAACCGTGTGGTTCAACCAGGCGAGCGCGCAGCACCCGAACCCGCGCTCGATGGGCGAGCTCAGCTACCGCTACCTGCAGCGCATGTACGGCGGGCGCGCCGCGTTCCCGTACGAGATCCGCTATGGCGACGGGTCGCCGATGCCGTTCGACGATCTCGTCGCGATCTACGACGCGCTCGACGACGAGGAGCTCGCCTTCCCGTGGCAGGCCGGCGACGTGCTCGTCGTCGACAACATGCTGGTCGCGCACGGCCGCAACCCGTACCGGGGCGCGCGCGACACGCAGGTCATGCTGTTCGACTGA
- a CDS encoding acyl carrier protein: MTTQNVPADALDILSREVAKILNVETVDTDAGIGELGIDSLNIVELIVFCEQLYGSIDPEALNITQYTTLQQLDAQLRRQQHAA, encoded by the coding sequence ATGACGACCCAGAACGTTCCGGCCGACGCGCTCGACATCCTGTCCCGCGAAGTCGCGAAGATCCTCAACGTCGAGACCGTCGACACCGACGCCGGCATCGGCGAACTCGGCATCGATTCGCTGAACATCGTCGAGCTGATCGTGTTCTGCGAACAGCTCTACGGTTCGATCGACCCGGAAGCGCTGAACATCACGCAGTACACGACGCTGCAGCAGCTCGACGCGCAACTGCGCCGCCAGCAGCACGCCGCCTGA
- a CDS encoding PLP-dependent decarboxylase produces the protein MTPERPLPPAGDHAWIADLRTPCYVYEPEVAIARYRSLKARLGTRLIVSLKANPNQDMLARCAHAYEDGVELASRGELDAVIGRIKTPRYLNNPSMDEMFMRAGLASRCHFVLDNPDAVARFVPLAREAAAGGSTPGSVLLRVNAGALAGDDARALWHDHFGMTPNEAHDAVRTLAAAGFPVAGLHVFSGPHSFIRQDATQPDTLVLPERLAALARDLAPANGAPLASLSLGGGFADDHPGDAAFERYATALAPLAGQYSLAHESGRAIFADAGVFATRVVAVKTWQDRTIAVCDGGLSHAFLLAQTESVMRRLAAPSLVRRSPAQPARGVPTIYVGSTCSRADVIGRDDTSAPPQVGDIAVFARCGAYHRTYSMAHFLSHEAAHVYVRPA, from the coding sequence ATGACGCCTGAGCGCCCGCTTCCGCCCGCCGGCGACCACGCGTGGATCGCCGACCTGCGCACGCCGTGCTACGTGTACGAGCCGGAAGTCGCGATCGCGCGCTACCGGTCGCTGAAGGCGCGGCTCGGCACGCGGCTGATCGTGTCGCTGAAGGCGAACCCGAACCAGGACATGCTCGCCCGCTGCGCGCATGCGTATGAGGATGGCGTCGAACTCGCGAGCCGTGGCGAACTCGATGCGGTGATCGGCCGGATCAAGACGCCGCGCTACCTGAACAACCCGTCGATGGACGAGATGTTCATGCGCGCCGGCCTCGCGTCGCGCTGCCACTTCGTGCTCGACAACCCGGACGCGGTCGCGCGCTTCGTACCGCTGGCGCGCGAGGCGGCGGCCGGCGGCAGCACGCCGGGCTCCGTGCTGCTGCGCGTGAATGCCGGCGCGCTGGCCGGCGACGATGCACGGGCGCTGTGGCACGACCACTTCGGGATGACGCCGAACGAGGCGCACGACGCGGTGCGCACGCTCGCCGCTGCCGGTTTCCCGGTGGCCGGGCTGCACGTGTTCTCCGGCCCGCATTCGTTCATCCGCCAGGACGCGACGCAGCCCGACACGCTCGTGCTGCCCGAGCGGCTCGCCGCGCTCGCGCGCGATCTCGCGCCCGCCAACGGCGCGCCGCTCGCGTCGCTGAGTCTCGGCGGCGGCTTTGCCGACGATCATCCGGGCGATGCCGCGTTCGAACGCTATGCGACCGCACTCGCGCCGCTCGCCGGCCAGTACTCGCTCGCGCATGAATCCGGCCGCGCGATCTTCGCCGATGCGGGCGTGTTCGCGACGCGCGTCGTCGCAGTGAAGACGTGGCAGGACCGCACGATCGCCGTGTGCGACGGCGGGCTGTCGCATGCGTTCCTGCTTGCGCAGACCGAGTCGGTGATGCGCCGCCTGGCCGCGCCTTCACTCGTGCGCCGCTCGCCGGCTCAGCCGGCGCGTGGTGTGCCGACGATCTACGTCGGCAGCACGTGCAGCCGCGCGGACGTGATCGGCCGCGACGACACGAGCGCGCCGCCGCAGGTCGGCGACATCGCCGTGTTCGCGCGCTGCGGCGCCTATCACCGCACGTACTCGATGGCGCATTTCCTGTCCCACGAAGCCGCGCACGTGTACGTGCGGCCCGCCTAG
- a CDS encoding 3-oxoacyl-ACP synthase, with translation MTTTSSQASRDFWIGIDAVAYELPGLPVDIEAWAAERDYPAQRAAAIAQSGSRYFHMALDTSETDLAIAAAGRLLDTAHVHPSDIGAIVHVHTQQFSVPPAPRSLPHELAAQLGIEPLWLGSVAQLNCVSVAAGIETVRALMRRYPQLDAALVVSSDRVYGEDYRMRQMTGVQCDGAAAMLIARNSTKNRLGGIAIETHAKWHRGSDTVAANEADLIMMEWPYTRKAIDAAVALEPHALDAYELVLPHNADLPGWNALCRAMRVPAERLYAENIHARGHACCSDFPINLADVGLDAVARGQRVLGVMQSNCGAYAAATLHPVGRHDA, from the coding sequence ATGACGACGACCTCCTCCCAAGCGTCACGCGATTTCTGGATCGGCATCGATGCGGTGGCCTACGAGCTGCCCGGCCTGCCCGTCGACATCGAGGCCTGGGCCGCCGAGCGCGACTACCCGGCGCAGCGGGCCGCGGCGATCGCGCAGTCGGGCAGCCGCTATTTCCACATGGCGCTCGACACGAGCGAGACCGATCTCGCGATCGCCGCGGCCGGTCGCCTGCTCGACACCGCGCACGTGCATCCGTCCGACATCGGCGCGATCGTGCACGTCCACACGCAACAGTTCAGCGTGCCGCCCGCGCCGCGCAGCCTGCCGCACGAGCTCGCCGCGCAGCTCGGCATCGAGCCGTTGTGGCTCGGCTCGGTCGCGCAGCTGAACTGCGTGTCGGTCGCGGCCGGCATCGAGACGGTGCGCGCGCTGATGCGCCGCTATCCGCAGCTCGACGCGGCGCTCGTCGTGTCGTCCGACCGCGTGTACGGCGAGGATTACCGGATGCGGCAGATGACGGGCGTGCAGTGCGACGGCGCGGCCGCGATGCTGATCGCGCGCAACAGCACGAAGAACCGGCTCGGCGGCATCGCGATCGAGACGCATGCGAAATGGCATCGCGGCTCGGATACCGTCGCCGCGAACGAGGCCGACCTGATCATGATGGAGTGGCCGTACACGCGCAAGGCGATCGACGCGGCGGTCGCGCTCGAGCCGCACGCGCTCGACGCGTACGAGCTCGTGCTGCCGCACAACGCCGACCTGCCCGGCTGGAACGCACTGTGCCGCGCGATGCGCGTGCCGGCCGAGCGGCTTTATGCGGAGAACATCCATGCGCGCGGCCACGCGTGCTGTTCGGATTTTCCGATCAACCTGGCCGACGTCGGGCTCGACGCGGTCGCGCGCGGCCAGCGCGTGCTCGGCGTGATGCAGTCGAACTGCGGCGCGTACGCGGCCGCCACGCTCCATCCGGTGGGCCGCCATGACGCCTGA